One genomic region from Streptomyces sp. NBC_00457 encodes:
- a CDS encoding family 78 glycoside hydrolase catalytic domain, whose amino-acid sequence MVVAAAPRAPRFEHHTDGSPVLGVGTGTPRLSWTVPQADEGYEQTAYEVEISRDGSRERYRVDSGEQVLVPWPAEPLGSRESARVWIRVAHKEEWSEWGAPAVMEAGLLDVSDWSAAFVSPTGVGDLHAPAPVLSGLLHVPGEVVKARLYATAHGVYVATLNGRRVGDLVLTPGWTAYQHRLRYQTYDVTDLVRSGRNELDFLLGNGWYRGRLGFNGERALYGDRLALLAQLEVTTADGRVHVLATDGTWTACESEVLADDLYDGQRTDLRRRGAGRRPATGGVEVIEGDSTPLVASDGPGVRVSSLLSPERVWTSPSGRTLVDFGQIAVGWVRLRVRGLAPGSEVVVRHAEVLEEGELGTRPLRTAKATDSYLVTGTDGEILEPSLTFHGFRYAEVSGVPGLRGEDIEAVVIGSDLRRTGWFSSSHELLNKFHENVVRSMRGNFVDVPTDCPQRDERLGWTGDIQVFAPTAAFLFDTVGFLDSWLADLAAEQQPDGSVPFVVPDVLRTPSPSAAAWGDAATVVPWVLYQRTGDRGVLERQLPSMCAWVNRMTELAGPDRLWTGGFQFGDWLDPTAPPEDPYRAKADPDVVATAHLARSAEIVAEAARVLGRSEVADDYAALAAEVREAFARAFVTPAGRVLSDAQTVYALAIEWALLPGEEQRKEAGRRLADLVRTGGFRIGTGFVGTPLVTDALTSTGHADVAYRLLLQTGCPSWLYPVTMGATTIWERWDSMLPDGSINPGEMTSFNHYALGAVADWLHRRVAGLAPAAPGYRVITIHPVPSAALTSASARHLTPYGEACVEWTRADGRFHLEAQVPVGTTAYVWLPGTDAPETVAHGDHRWEVPDLFLPSPEPRTPGTVRDVLDESVTWAAVVAAAVRTGVAPGGEAEAARRLAAHLDAPATDLARALAPQEFSPGAAAFQHEVDAIFGSLPG is encoded by the coding sequence ATGGTTGTGGCTGCCGCTCCCCGCGCACCTCGATTCGAGCACCACACGGACGGTTCTCCCGTGCTCGGCGTGGGGACTGGTACCCCCCGCTTGTCGTGGACGGTTCCGCAGGCCGACGAGGGCTACGAGCAGACGGCGTACGAGGTCGAGATCAGTCGAGACGGCAGCCGTGAGAGGTACCGGGTGGACAGTGGCGAGCAGGTGTTGGTGCCCTGGCCGGCCGAGCCGCTAGGGTCCCGCGAGTCTGCCCGAGTGTGGATCCGCGTCGCGCACAAGGAGGAGTGGAGCGAGTGGGGAGCGCCGGCCGTCATGGAGGCCGGTCTCCTCGACGTCTCCGACTGGTCCGCTGCCTTCGTGAGCCCGACCGGCGTCGGTGATCTGCACGCACCCGCGCCGGTACTGAGCGGCTTACTCCACGTGCCGGGCGAGGTGGTCAAGGCCCGGCTGTACGCCACGGCTCATGGTGTGTACGTCGCCACACTCAACGGCCGCCGCGTCGGCGACCTCGTCCTGACGCCGGGCTGGACCGCCTATCAGCACCGGCTGCGCTACCAGACGTACGACGTCACGGACCTGGTCCGCAGCGGGCGCAACGAGCTGGACTTCCTGCTGGGCAACGGCTGGTACCGGGGCCGGCTCGGCTTCAACGGCGAGCGAGCACTCTACGGTGACCGACTCGCGCTGCTGGCGCAGTTGGAGGTCACGACTGCTGACGGCCGCGTGCACGTCCTCGCCACCGATGGCACGTGGACAGCGTGCGAGAGCGAGGTACTCGCCGACGATCTCTACGACGGCCAGCGCACTGACCTACGGCGGCGGGGCGCAGGCCGGCGCCCGGCCACCGGCGGAGTCGAAGTGATCGAGGGCGATTCCACCCCCCTCGTGGCGTCGGACGGGCCCGGCGTGCGGGTCAGCTCTCTGCTCTCGCCCGAGCGGGTATGGACCTCACCGTCGGGCCGGACGCTGGTCGACTTCGGCCAGATCGCCGTGGGTTGGGTGCGGTTGCGCGTCCGCGGTCTCGCGCCGGGCAGCGAGGTCGTCGTACGGCACGCGGAGGTCCTGGAGGAAGGCGAACTCGGCACCCGGCCCCTGCGCACGGCCAAGGCAACCGACAGTTACCTCGTCACGGGCACCGACGGGGAAATCCTCGAACCGTCCCTGACGTTCCACGGCTTCCGGTACGCGGAGGTGTCCGGCGTGCCGGGCCTGCGCGGTGAGGACATCGAGGCGGTGGTGATCGGGTCGGACCTGCGGCGCACAGGCTGGTTCAGCTCCTCGCACGAGCTGCTCAACAAGTTCCACGAGAACGTGGTCCGCAGCATGCGCGGCAACTTCGTCGACGTACCCACCGACTGCCCTCAGCGCGACGAACGGCTCGGCTGGACCGGCGACATCCAGGTGTTCGCGCCGACGGCGGCCTTCCTCTTCGACACCGTGGGCTTCCTCGACTCGTGGCTCGCCGACCTGGCGGCCGAACAACAGCCGGACGGATCCGTCCCGTTCGTGGTGCCGGACGTGCTGCGCACCCCGTCCCCAAGCGCGGCGGCCTGGGGCGACGCCGCGACGGTGGTGCCGTGGGTGCTCTACCAACGCACCGGGGACCGCGGCGTATTGGAACGGCAGCTACCGAGCATGTGCGCCTGGGTGAACCGGATGACCGAACTCGCCGGCCCCGACCGGCTGTGGACGGGCGGCTTCCAGTTCGGTGACTGGCTGGACCCGACCGCACCGCCCGAGGACCCCTACCGAGCCAAGGCCGACCCCGACGTGGTCGCCACCGCACACCTGGCCCGTTCGGCCGAGATCGTGGCCGAGGCAGCCCGCGTGCTGGGCCGGAGCGAGGTGGCGGACGACTACGCAGCCCTGGCGGCCGAGGTCCGCGAGGCGTTCGCCCGTGCCTTCGTCACGCCCGCAGGCCGTGTCCTGTCCGACGCGCAGACCGTCTACGCCCTGGCCATCGAGTGGGCACTGCTGCCCGGCGAGGAACAGCGCAAGGAGGCTGGCCGACGGCTGGCGGACCTCGTACGCACCGGCGGTTTCCGTATCGGCACCGGGTTCGTGGGCACCCCGCTGGTGACCGACGCACTGACCTCGACCGGACATGCCGATGTCGCCTACCGCCTGCTGCTGCAGACGGGCTGCCCCTCGTGGCTCTATCCGGTGACCATGGGCGCGACCACGATCTGGGAGCGCTGGGACAGCATGCTGCCCGACGGCAGCATCAACCCCGGCGAGATGACCTCCTTCAATCACTACGCGCTCGGCGCAGTCGCGGACTGGCTGCACCGGCGGGTAGCCGGTCTCGCCCCCGCCGCGCCCGGCTACCGCGTGATCACCATCCACCCCGTGCCGTCCGCCGCGCTGACCTCCGCCTCGGCCCGCCATCTCACTCCGTACGGCGAAGCCTGCGTGGAGTGGACACGCGCCGATGGCCGTTTCCACCTAGAGGCGCAGGTTCCCGTCGGGACTACCGCTTACGTGTGGCTGCCCGGCACAGACGCCCCCGAGACCGTCGCACACGGCGACCATCGCTGGGAGGTGCCCGACCTGTTCCTGCCCTCACCCGAACCGCGTACGCCGGGCACCGTCCGCGATGTGCTCGACGAATCCGTGACCTGGGCCGCGGTAGTCGCTGCGGCTGTCCGGACCGGTGTGGCCCCCGGCGGCGAGGCGGAGGCGGCCCGTCGGCTCGCCGCGCACCTCGACGCGCCCGCGACGGATCTCGCTCGCGCTCTAGCACCGCAGGAGTTCTCACCGGGCGCGGCCGCCTTCCAGCATGAGGTCGACGCCATCTTCGGATCGCTCCCTGGCTGA
- a CDS encoding Gfo/Idh/MocA family protein codes for MGEPVKPLNIGMVGAGKISGAYLSTLEKLTSVRLTAVTDLDRARAQAVADQVGSQVSVADSVTDLVTRDEVDAVLNLTIPAAHAEVALAVLAAGKHVYGEKPLAANRKEADAVLTAARDAGLRVGCAPDTVLGTGTQTARKAVDDGLIGRPVAATAFMTYAGPETWHPDPEFYYQPGGGPLLDMGPYYLSALVHLLGPVVKVTGASSRPRAERFIGSGPRAGQSFPVEIDTHITGVLEHADGALSTLVMSFDIKAARLPRIEVHGSEASLSVPDPNTFDGPVEIHRGDGWDVLPVSAGHADTGRGAGLADLAEALDAGRPHRASAELAAHVLDVMLTLMDAAEHGRALPVTSTCERPAPVIGL; via the coding sequence GTGGGCGAGCCGGTGAAGCCTTTGAACATCGGGATGGTGGGCGCGGGCAAGATCAGTGGCGCCTATCTGTCGACCCTGGAGAAGCTGACGTCGGTGCGGCTGACCGCGGTCACCGACCTCGACCGGGCCCGTGCGCAGGCCGTCGCCGACCAGGTCGGATCCCAGGTCTCGGTGGCGGACTCGGTCACGGACCTCGTCACCCGTGACGAGGTGGACGCGGTTCTGAACCTGACCATCCCGGCCGCGCACGCCGAGGTCGCCCTGGCTGTACTCGCCGCCGGTAAGCACGTTTACGGCGAGAAGCCTCTCGCGGCGAACCGCAAGGAGGCCGATGCCGTCCTGACCGCCGCCCGTGATGCGGGACTTCGGGTGGGCTGTGCCCCCGACACCGTGCTGGGCACCGGCACCCAGACCGCGCGCAAGGCGGTCGATGACGGACTGATCGGTCGTCCGGTGGCGGCGACGGCCTTCATGACGTACGCGGGACCCGAGACGTGGCACCCGGACCCGGAGTTCTACTACCAGCCCGGAGGAGGCCCGCTGCTCGACATGGGCCCCTACTACCTCTCCGCCCTGGTGCACCTTCTGGGCCCGGTGGTGAAGGTGACGGGAGCCTCCTCGCGGCCGCGTGCCGAGCGGTTCATCGGCAGTGGTCCGAGGGCCGGGCAGTCCTTCCCGGTCGAGATCGACACCCACATCACGGGTGTCCTGGAGCACGCGGACGGCGCCCTGTCGACGCTGGTGATGAGCTTCGACATCAAGGCCGCGCGCCTGCCGCGCATCGAGGTGCACGGCTCCGAGGCCTCGCTCTCCGTACCCGACCCGAACACCTTCGACGGGCCCGTCGAGATCCACCGCGGCGACGGCTGGGACGTCCTGCCGGTGTCCGCCGGTCACGCGGACACCGGCCGTGGCGCGGGGCTTGCCGACCTCGCCGAGGCCCTGGACGCCGGGCGCCCGCACCGCGCCTCGGCCGAACTCGCCGCGCACGTCCTGGACGTCATGCTCACCCTCATGGACGCCGCCGAACACGGCCGCGCTCTCCCGGTGACCAGCACCTGCGAGCGGCCCGCCCCGGTCATCGGCCTCTAG
- a CDS encoding ThuA domain-containing protein: MGVCNTLTSEIRRALVVRGGWDGHQPVTISDSFVPFLKEQGFTVETSEDLAVYDDAERLAATDLVVQCWTMGTITPQQRDNLAAAVRGGTGLAGWHGGIVDSFHDHGYHLLTGGKFVTHPPGYLDHTYQLSPEHADHPIIAGLDDFAIHSEQYWVLTDARIDVLATTTFPADDLHDRPAVMPAVWTRTHGAGRVFVSTIGHKPDDFDVPQVRTLTERGLLWASR; the protein is encoded by the coding sequence ATGGGAGTGTGCAATACCTTGACCAGCGAAATCCGGCGGGCCCTTGTCGTCCGTGGTGGTTGGGACGGGCATCAGCCCGTGACGATCAGCGACAGTTTCGTCCCGTTCCTCAAGGAGCAGGGCTTCACCGTCGAGACCTCCGAAGACCTCGCGGTGTACGACGACGCGGAGCGGCTCGCTGCCACCGATCTGGTCGTGCAGTGCTGGACGATGGGGACGATCACCCCGCAGCAGCGCGACAACCTGGCCGCCGCCGTCCGCGGCGGCACCGGACTCGCCGGCTGGCACGGCGGCATCGTGGACAGCTTCCATGACCACGGCTATCACCTGCTGACCGGCGGCAAGTTCGTGACGCACCCGCCCGGCTACCTCGACCACACCTACCAGCTGTCGCCCGAGCACGCGGACCACCCGATCATCGCGGGCCTGGACGACTTCGCGATCCACAGCGAGCAGTACTGGGTCCTGACCGATGCGCGCATCGACGTCCTGGCCACGACCACGTTCCCCGCCGACGACCTGCACGACCGGCCCGCCGTCATGCCCGCGGTGTGGACCCGGACCCATGGCGCGGGACGCGTCTTCGTCTCGACCATCGGGCACAAGCCGGACGACTTCGACGTGCCGCAGGTGCGGACGCTGACCGAGAGGGGACTGCTGTGGGCGAGCCGGTGA
- a CDS encoding family 78 glycoside hydrolase catalytic domain, which translates to MTEQTTTDAPHRLRFEHLDDAVLGTDVARPRLSWQLPVGATRQTAYEIAAGEWSTGVVRSAERVLVPYTGPEPSARERVEWRVRVWTDLGESGWSAPAFWEMGLLRRSDWSASWIRPHEQNVPEPGHRPLYALHSHVELPGPIVSARAYVTAHGIYELVVNGQRIGDQELTPGFTAYRSNLQVQTYDLTTVLHEGANDLGAFLSDGWYRGLFGYGRTYDNFGDRTAFLAQFEVIHTDGSTTVVGTGLGWGSTISDSTEADLLDGQRVVQRPGGFRWDRRDWQPVLEPTDPLCADWSRLCATPAPPVRRVRSITPASVTTLEGGRHIVDLGENTNGWIHLDEAGPGSEIVLTHGEALDADGDVTTDHLRPDMGSGVLLPFHQIDSVVSVGDGQAFEPRHTTHGFQYVAVDGLPGPLGTADLHGVEVRTDLRPTGIFHCSDRRIELLHEAAVRSWRTNACDVPTDCPQRERAGWTGDYQVFVSTAAFLDDIAGFTDKWLKDLASDQVSNGMVRNYVPSPEAAVGGVEGSSGWGDAAVSVPWQMWQSYRDREVLARQYPSAVAWLEFVETTARTARAPERIEANPEAPEHERFLWDTGFHWGEWLEPGVEIALFEGEHSIVATAYFAHSARLLAKTAEVLGKTEDAARWTELAANVEHAWATEFIGADGRLARDSQATYVRALRFGLIPEHLVPSAVEHFVELIRADGTHLSTGFLSTGMLLPVLADNGRADVAFDLLFQDTSPSWLTMIDRGATTIWEHWDGIDAKGTPSGSLNHYSKGAVIGFLHQYLAGLRPLESHPGYERFAVEPVIDDRLDWARATLETPFGLASSSWRREDGAVRFEVVVPADTECEFRVGEPVVLGPGTHVITF; encoded by the coding sequence ATGACTGAGCAGACAACGACCGACGCACCACACCGGCTGCGCTTCGAGCACCTTGATGACGCCGTCCTGGGCACGGATGTCGCCCGCCCACGTCTGTCGTGGCAGTTGCCCGTCGGTGCCACGCGTCAGACGGCGTACGAGATAGCGGCGGGCGAGTGGTCGACCGGCGTCGTGCGATCCGCCGAGCGCGTTCTGGTCCCGTACACGGGCCCTGAGCCGTCCGCCCGTGAACGCGTCGAATGGCGGGTGCGTGTGTGGACCGACCTCGGGGAGAGCGGCTGGTCGGCGCCGGCGTTCTGGGAGATGGGGCTGCTACGGCGGAGCGACTGGTCGGCTTCCTGGATCCGGCCCCATGAGCAGAACGTGCCCGAGCCCGGTCATCGGCCCCTCTACGCCCTGCACTCGCATGTGGAACTGCCCGGGCCGATCGTCTCGGCCCGGGCCTACGTCACGGCCCACGGCATCTACGAGCTGGTGGTCAACGGTCAGCGGATCGGCGACCAGGAGCTCACCCCGGGCTTCACCGCCTACCGGTCGAACCTTCAGGTGCAGACCTACGACCTGACCACCGTGCTGCACGAAGGCGCGAACGACCTGGGCGCATTCCTTTCCGACGGGTGGTACCGCGGCCTGTTCGGCTACGGCCGTACCTACGACAACTTCGGTGACCGCACGGCGTTCCTCGCTCAGTTCGAAGTCATCCACACCGATGGTTCCACGACCGTCGTCGGTACCGGCCTCGGCTGGGGCTCCACCATCTCCGACTCGACGGAGGCCGACCTGCTCGACGGACAGCGCGTGGTGCAGCGGCCGGGCGGTTTCCGCTGGGATCGCCGCGACTGGCAGCCGGTGCTCGAGCCGACGGATCCGCTGTGCGCCGACTGGAGCCGCCTGTGCGCGACCCCGGCACCTCCGGTTCGCCGCGTCCGGTCGATCACGCCTGCGTCGGTGACGACACTGGAGGGCGGGCGGCACATCGTCGACCTCGGGGAGAACACCAACGGCTGGATCCACCTCGACGAGGCAGGTCCCGGGTCGGAGATCGTGCTGACCCATGGCGAGGCCCTCGACGCCGACGGTGATGTCACGACCGACCATCTGCGTCCTGATATGGGCTCTGGTGTTCTGCTTCCGTTCCACCAGATCGACTCGGTGGTCTCCGTCGGCGACGGCCAGGCGTTCGAGCCGCGCCACACGACCCACGGGTTCCAGTACGTGGCCGTCGACGGACTGCCGGGACCTCTTGGCACGGCCGACCTCCACGGCGTCGAAGTCCGCACGGATCTGCGCCCCACCGGCATCTTCCATTGCAGTGACCGCCGCATCGAACTGCTGCACGAGGCTGCGGTGCGCAGCTGGCGGACCAATGCGTGCGACGTGCCGACCGACTGCCCCCAGCGTGAGCGAGCGGGGTGGACCGGCGACTATCAGGTCTTCGTGTCGACGGCGGCCTTCCTCGACGACATCGCCGGGTTCACCGACAAGTGGCTGAAGGATCTGGCCTCCGACCAGGTGTCGAACGGCATGGTCAGGAACTACGTCCCGTCTCCGGAGGCGGCTGTCGGGGGGGTCGAGGGTTCGTCGGGGTGGGGCGACGCGGCGGTTTCCGTACCGTGGCAGATGTGGCAGTCGTATCGGGATCGCGAGGTGTTGGCGCGTCAGTACCCGTCGGCCGTCGCGTGGTTGGAGTTCGTCGAGACGACCGCGCGTACGGCGCGAGCGCCGGAGCGGATCGAGGCGAATCCCGAGGCACCCGAACACGAGCGGTTCCTCTGGGACACCGGGTTCCATTGGGGGGAATGGCTGGAGCCCGGAGTCGAGATCGCCCTCTTCGAGGGCGAGCATTCGATCGTCGCCACCGCCTACTTCGCCCACTCCGCCCGTCTGCTAGCCAAGACCGCGGAGGTACTGGGCAAGACGGAAGACGCGGCACGCTGGACCGAGCTCGCGGCGAACGTCGAGCACGCCTGGGCCACCGAATTCATCGGCGCCGACGGCCGACTGGCGCGGGACAGCCAGGCAACCTACGTCAGAGCGCTGCGGTTCGGCCTGATCCCCGAGCACCTCGTGCCGTCAGCGGTGGAGCACTTCGTCGAACTGATCCGGGCCGATGGCACACACCTGTCGACGGGCTTCCTGTCCACCGGGATGCTGCTGCCGGTACTGGCGGACAACGGCCGTGCCGATGTCGCGTTCGACCTGCTCTTCCAGGACACCTCGCCCTCATGGCTGACGATGATCGACCGCGGCGCCACCACCATCTGGGAGCACTGGGACGGCATCGACGCCAAGGGCACACCGAGCGGCTCCCTCAACCACTACAGCAAGGGAGCGGTCATCGGGTTCCTGCACCAGTACCTGGCCGGCCTGCGTCCGCTCGAATCGCACCCCGGCTACGAGCGCTTCGCCGTGGAACCGGTGATCGACGACCGGCTGGACTGGGCACGAGCCACGCTCGAGACTCCCTTCGGCCTCGCGTCGTCGTCGTGGCGACGCGAGGACGGCGCCGTTCGCTTTGAGGTCGTCGTGCCGGCGGACACCGAATGCGAGTTCCGCGTGGGCGAGCCCGTCGTCCTGGGGCCGGGAACCCATGTCATCACGTTCTAA